The genomic stretch TAATAGCCATCGCTGCACGGAAGGAGATGTAATGAAACACCCCTGCTCCTGGAACATCAATTGAATCGAGATATTGAAATAAATAGTATAACATCAGTGTCCGATTAGCTTAAAACTTTCCTGTACTTCTTCGAGATCATCGAAATGAAATTTTTCTCCTTTGATCTCCTGGTATTTTTCGTGACCCTTACCTGCAATGAGAATAATATCGCCGCCTTCTGCCATCATACACGCTGCACGAATTGCTTCTCTTCTATTGGTAAGTGTCATTACTTTTTTCATCTGATCCGGCTCAACCCCTCCCATCATTTCACGAATGATTTGTTCCGGTTCTTCACTTCTTGGATTGTCGGATGTAATCACTACTTTATCACTTAAATCGCAAGCGATAGCCGCCATTAAGGGACGTTTTCCTTTATCGCGATCTCCTCCGCAACCAACCACGGTAATTACCTTTTCATTTCCGGTACGGATATCTTTTATGGTATTCAAAACATTCTTTAATGCATCCGGAGTGTGAGCATAATCGACAATCGCCGTAATGTCGTTGGCAGATTTTAAATACTGAAATCTTCCTTCGGGTGGCGACAAGGTGCTGATTTGGGTAAGTACCGCCATTTCATCCTGACCAAGTAATCGAGCAACAGCATATACGGCAAGGATGTTGTAAGCGTTAAAACTACCAATGAGTTTTGTCCACAAATCTTTACCATCAATATTTAATTGCAATCCGGAAAATTGATTTTCGATGACACGTGCTTTATAATCGCACATCGTTTTAATTCCGTAGCTTCTGAGTTTTGCTTTGGAATTCTGAACCATTATTTCGCCGTGGTAATCATCTTTATTCACCAAAGCAAAAGATGAATCCGATAATTGATCAAAAAATCCTTTTTTCGCTTTCAGGTATTCATCAAAGGTTCCATGGTAGTCGAGATGATCATGCGTAATATTCGTAAACACCGCACCGGTAAAATGCACGCCGGAAATTCGTTTTTGATGTACGGCATGCGAGCTCACTTCCATAAAACAATACGTACAACCTGCATCCACCATATCGCGCAACAAACCATTTAATTCAATGGCATTCGGAGTAGTATGGGTGGAAGGAACTACTTCATTGTGAATGCGGTTCACTACGGTGGAAAGCAATCCGGTTCGATACCCCAATCGCTTAAACAATGAATACAACAAGGTTACTGTGGTTGTTTTTCCATTGGTACCAGTTACACCCACCAATTTTAATTGTTCGCTGGGATGATCATAGAAATTGGATGCCATTACCCCTAGCGCAGCATTCGGATCACTTACTTTAACGTAGGTAACATGTGGATGCAGCGTAGCCGGAATATTCTCGCACACGATGCAATCTGCACCAAGTTCAACTGCTTTTGCAATGAAATCGTGACCATCCATTGCACTTCCCTTAATGGCAACAAACATCCAGTTGGGGCGTACCTTTCTCGAGTCGAGGGTTAATCCTTCAACGGCAATATTGGTTGAACCATGCACCTCAACGATGCGCACACTATACAATATGTCGCGTAATAATTTCATTACATCAATTCAATAAGAATTTCTTGTCCCTTAGCAATGCGCTGTCCTTCCGGAATCGATTGACGTTTCACTCTGCCGCTTCCTTTCACTTTAACCATCAAACCTTTATTCTCCAGAATAAAAAGTGCATCTTTTAATCCCATTCCAATTACACCCGGAACAGTGTTGTCGTCGTAATTCCTTTTTTCTAAAACCAATTTTCTGCTTTCGCTTATAACAGGTTTTACCCACTCTGCTCCAACATCGGTTGAACGGGAGGAGATATTGAGTTCATCAAAAACTTTTTTCAAATCAGACTGTTTACCGCTCTTCACCGAAGGCGTTTCAAGTGATGCCATCAATTGAAAAACTTTACGTTCATGAATATCCAGCGATCGTGAATAAAGTTTGTCGGCGATTTCCTTGAATACATTTCCGGCCACGGCATTTCCGTAATAACCGGTTAGTACATTCGGTTCCATTACCCAAACGATGCACGAATACCTGGGCTCATCAGCAGGAAAATATCCGGCAAATGAGGCGAGGTATTTTTCTTTATTATAAGCTCCTTTTGTATGAATCTGAGCTGTTCCTGTTTTACCTGCAATTTTAAAACTGGAAGCTTTTAAATTTTGCGCCGTACCCGTATCAACAACACCTTCCAGCATCGGACGAATCATGCCCAGGGTTTTGTCGCTGCAGATTTTTTCTTTGATCACAATCGGCTCAAACTTTTTAATTACTCTACCATTACGTTTTACTTCTTTTACAAATTGTGGTTTTACCATTTTTCCATTGTTGGCAATGGCATTGTAAAAGGTAAGAATGTGAATTGGTGCTAATCTTACTTCATAACCGATGGCCATCTGAGGCAAGGTTACGCCCGACCAATCTTTTTTATTTGAAGGATCTTTTAAATAAGGTTTTGCTTCACCGGTGATATCGAGTCCTAATAATTCACCGATCCCTAATTCTTTTAATCCTTGTACATATTGTTTTGGATTGGCAGAATAACTTTCAAAAATGGGACGAGAACAACCGATGTTGGATGAAACTTCCAATGCATGCTGTATAGTGATGGTGCCATGCGGTTTGGTGTCCTTCATTTTTAAATTGTAATAGGAATATTCACCATTACCGGTGCGGACAGAATCGGTTGGACGAAACTTTCCGTCTTCCAATCCCACCATGAGTGAGGCTGTTTTAAACGTAGAGCCGGGTTCAATGGCTGTTCCTATGGCATGGTTGAAATATTCATAATATTCTCCATCGCTGCCAATCGATAAATTGGCCATGGCTTTTATCATTCCTGTTTCCACCTCCATCAATACAACACATCCCGCTTTTGCTTCGTACTTTTTCAACTGATCCATTAATGCATTTTCTGCTACGTCTTGAATGTTGATGTCGATAGAAGTATACACATCCGAACCATCTTCGGGATTGATTTCATAATTATCGGAAACAGGTCTCCACTGAAATCCGACTTTTTTCATCAGCTGTTTTCCATTAATACCACTTA from Flavobacteriales bacterium encodes the following:
- a CDS encoding UDP-N-acetylmuramoyl-L-alanyl-D-glutamate--2,6-diaminopimelate ligase, translated to MKLLRDILYSVRIVEVHGSTNIAVEGLTLDSRKVRPNWMFVAIKGSAMDGHDFIAKAVELGADCIVCENIPATLHPHVTYVKVSDPNAALGVMASNFYDHPSEQLKLVGVTGTNGKTTTVTLLYSLFKRLGYRTGLLSTVVNRIHNEVVPSTHTTPNAIELNGLLRDMVDAGCTYCFMEVSSHAVHQKRISGVHFTGAVFTNITHDHLDYHGTFDEYLKAKKGFFDQLSDSSFALVNKDDYHGEIMVQNSKAKLRSYGIKTMCDYKARVIENQFSGLQLNIDGKDLWTKLIGSFNAYNILAVYAVARLLGQDEMAVLTQISTLSPPEGRFQYLKSANDITAIVDYAHTPDALKNVLNTIKDIRTGNEKVITVVGCGGDRDKGKRPLMAAIACDLSDKVVITSDNPRSEEPEQIIREMMGGVEPDQMKKVMTLTNRREAIRAACMMAEGGDIILIAGKGHEKYQEIKGEKFHFDDLEEVQESFKLIGH
- a CDS encoding transpeptidase family protein, translated to MQEKSKDKKDMLRRMYLVYFTLCIFGLVVLVKVFRIQVDTVAVIGQPENQLTDLRTIEAVRGNIYSDNGSLLATSIPVYEVRMDMGADGLSDEIFYDNVDSLSYELAKLFPEKTKDQYYLSLVEARKDTNRYFLIRAKVKHPELQKMKKFPIFKLGKNKGGMIVIKENKRSRPFGLLAARLIGYERPDPNNPEYISRVGLEGAFSKELSGINGKQLMKKVGFQWRPVSDNYEINPEDGSDVYTSIDINIQDVAENALMDQLKKYEAKAGCVVLMEVETGMIKAMANLSIGSDGEYYEYFNHAIGTAIEPGSTFKTASLMVGLEDGKFRPTDSVRTGNGEYSYYNLKMKDTKPHGTITIQHALEVSSNIGCSRPIFESYSANPKQYVQGLKELGIGELLGLDITGEAKPYLKDPSNKKDWSGVTLPQMAIGYEVRLAPIHILTFYNAIANNGKMVKPQFVKEVKRNGRVIKKFEPIVIKEKICSDKTLGMIRPMLEGVVDTGTAQNLKASSFKIAGKTGTAQIHTKGAYNKEKYLASFAGYFPADEPRYSCIVWVMEPNVLTGYYGNAVAGNVFKEIADKLYSRSLDIHERKVFQLMASLETPSVKSGKQSDLKKVFDELNISSRSTDVGAEWVKPVISESRKLVLEKRNYDDNTVPGVIGMGLKDALFILENKGLMVKVKGSGRVKRQSIPEGQRIAKGQEILIELM